In the genome of Bradyrhizobium ottawaense, the window TTCATTGCGGCGCGCCTGACACGGCGCGAAAATCAAACGAAAACGGCGAAGACGGTCGCCCGTCTCCGCCGCACATCAGATCAGGTGTAACCCTTGCTTTTCTTCCACTCGGCCTCCAACTCGAAGATCGTCTTCCAGTCGCCGGCCTTGACCTCCGGCACATACGGCTCCTGCGGGATCGTGGTGCCCCAGCCGATGGCGTAGCCGACCAGCGTGTGGTCGTCGCCGCGCATCGTCACGGTGCCGTCGGCACCGAACGGGCACTTGATGGCGAGGCCCTTCAATGCCTCCGCGATCTTCTTGCCGTCGGCGGAGTTCGCCTTCTTGGCGGCCTCGGCCAGGAACATCACGGCGGTCGCGTTCTGCCACGACCAGTTGGTCGGATACTCGTTATACTTCGCCTTGTAGGCATCGCCCCAGGCCGCGTTCTCCGGCGTGGTCGGAAAGGTCTTGATGTAGCGGTTGCCGGAGTGGATGCCCTTGGGCAGGTTCTTCACGACGGTGAGCGCGGTGTAGTCGGCCATGTTGACCGCGAACACCTCCATCTGGCTGAACATCGCGTAGATGTTGGCCTGGTCGATGTAGGAGGTGAGATCGCCGCCCCAGAGGCAGGAATAAAGCGCCTGCGGCTTGGCTTGGAGGATCTTCGTCACCACCTCGGTGTAGTCGGGCTGGAACAGCTTTGGCCAGGACTCGCTGATGATCTCCACATCAGGCGCGAAACGTTTCAGGTACAGCGTGAATTCGCCGGTGGTGTCGCGGCCGTAGGCATAGTCGGGCGAACAGGTCGCCCATTTCTTCAGGCCCTTGGCCTTGGCGATCGCGGCGGCGTAGCTGCCGCCGACGATGGAATCGTGGATGCCCTGGCGCACGCAGCGGAACGCATTCGGGATGTGCTGCTTCGGATCAGCCGTCAGCGAAGAGGCTTCCGAGCAGGTGTGGACGCAGAGCACGCCGAGATCGCGCGCGACCTCATGCACCGCGAAAGATCCGGAGGACGCCTCGCCGTCGAGCAGCAATTCGCAGCCGTCGGTGTTGACGAGCTCGCGCGCGACGCGGGCGGCTTCCTGCGGCTGGCCCTTGGAATCGCGGATCACCATTTCGATCTGCCGGCCGGCCAAGCCGCCGGCGGCGTTGACCTTCTCGACCTCGAGCATCACCGCATTGCGCGAGGACGTGCCGAGCTGCGCCACGCGGCCCGACAGGATCGTCGGCATGCCGATCTTGATGGTCTTGGCTTGCGCACGCGCCACCCAAGGCGCGGCAACACTCATCGCACCGGCGCCCATCAGCGCCAGCGTTGAACGGCGGCTGATGCCCGGCGTGCGGGTCCTCGTCATTTTTCCCTCCCTCTGTCGGGTCGGCGTGTCCTGATCCCTGTCGGAGATCGTCTCGTCTCCGTGCTCCCAAGGATTTCAGAGGGTGGGGGGTGACGTCAAGCCGAAGATGAATTACGAGTCAGAATTCATCGAGGGAGGAAGCGAGGCCGATGACCGGCCCAAGATCCGCAAAATGATCAATCTTTCGAGCTTCATCGCCTTTCATGCCCGGCGCACGCCGGACCGGCCCGCGCTGAAATATCGCGGCGAGGAGATCTCCTACGCGGCGCTCGATGCGCGTGTCCGAATGGTTGCAGGCTGGCTCGCCGCGCAGGGCATCAGCGCCGGCGACATCGTGGCGGTGCTGATGAAGAACAGCGCGGCGTTCCTGGAGCTGGTCTTCGCCACCAGCCATCTCGGCGCGGTGTTCTTGCCGATCAACTTCCGCCTCTCCCGCGAGGAGGTCGGCTACATCGCCGGCAATGCCGGCGCACGGCTTCTGATCGTCGACGAGGAATTGGCTGCGAATGCCGCGGGCACCGGGATTGCCGTGCTCGACGACGCCGCGCAGCAGAGCATGACGCATCTCGCAGGCGATGTGCCGCCCGCGCCGATCCATGGTCGCGCGCCATCCGACCTGATGCGGCTGATGTATACCTCGGGCACGACCGATCGTCCCAAGGGCGTGATGCTCTCTTACGATAATTTCTACTGGAAGTCGGCGGACCAGACGATCGCGCTGGGGCTCAGCGCCGAGACGCGACTGCTCGTCGTCGGCCCGCTCTATCACGTCGGCGCGCTCGACCTGCCCGGCCTCGCCGTGCTCTGGCATGGCGGCTTCATCCGCATCGAACGCAATTTCGAGCCGGAGACGACGCTCGCGGCGATCGCCGAGGACAAGCTCAACGCGGCATGGTTCGCGCCCGTGATGACCAGCGCGATGCTCACCTGCCCGACGCGTGAGCGCTACGACGTCTCCAGCCTGCAATGGGCCATCGGCGGCGGCGAGAAGACGCCGGAGCTGCGCATCCGCGCCTTCTCGCAACTTTTCCGCAATGCGCGCTACATCGATGCCTATGGCCTCACCGAGACCGTCGGCGGCGACACCTTCATGGAGGCCGGCCGCGAGATCGAGAAGATCGGCTCGACGGGGCGTGCGATTGCCCATGTCGAAATCGAGATCCGCGACGAGGACGGCAAGGTCTTGCCGGCGAACGTCAACGGCGAGATCTGCTTGCGCGGACCGAAAATCACGCGCGGCTACTGGAAGGATCCGGAGAAGACGGCGTCCGCCTTCTTCGGCGACTGGTTCCGCAGCGGCGACGTCGGCTATCTTGATGAGGATGGCTTCCTGTATCTGACCGACCGCAAGAAGGACATGATCATCTCCGGCGGCGAGAACATCGCCTCTTCCGAGGTCGAGCGCGTCATCTATGAAATGCCCGAAGTGCGCGAAGTCGCGGTGATCGGCCTGCGCGATGGGCGCTGGGGCGAACGGCCGGTCGCGATCGTCGTGCTGACCGAGGGCGCCAGGCTCGAGCTCCCTGCCCTCGCCGAGCATTGTCGCGCGCGGCTCGCGAGCTTCAAGGTGCCGAAAGAGCTGATCATTCGCGACAGCCTCCCGCGCAACCCGTCTGGAAAGATTCTCAAGCGCGTGCTGCGCGCCGAACTGGAGACCGTGGCATGACGCAAGGCCCCGCCACCGCGAAGATCACAAAGCTCAACCGCGTCGAGCGCAACGCCTGGACCAAGCAGAAGATCTTCGAGGCCGCCACCAAGGTCGTCGGCAAGCATGGCTATGCCGAAGCCTCCGTCGCCCGCATCACCGAACAGGCCGGCGTCGCGCAGGGCACTTTCTACAATCATTTCGAGAACCGCCAGGAGCTGCTCGACCAGCTGCTGCCGAAGATCGGCCTCGACATGGTCGAGTTCATCCGCGCCCGCACCGGCACTGCGGATGCGGCGCGGCAGGAGATCGAGCGCTTCGCCGCCTTCTTCGACTTCATCCGCGAGGTGCCGGAGTTTTTGCGCATCCTCAACGAGGCCGAATTCTTCGCACCCATCGGTTACCAGAAACATCTCGACAACATCTCGGTCGCCTATGTCCGCATCCTCCGCCGTGCGCGCCTTGCCGGCGGCATCGAGGATTTCAGCGACGACGAGTTCGAGGCGATCGTCCACATGCTGATGGGCGCGCGCGGCTATCTCAGCCGCCGCTACTCCTACTCGGCCGGCGGCGTCACCGCCGTGCCCGAGCACGTCATCTCCGCCTATCGCAAGCTGATGACGCGCGGCCTCTTCACCGCCTCCGGAGACCAGGACACGCCATGAACATCGAATCTCCGCACAGGCCGCTCGACCTCGCCTCGACCATCGCGGAAGGCGACATCCGCTGCCTCCTGATGGTGCTGGTGCATATGACCGGCGACGAGAAATGGCTCGCGGCGCCGTACTTGCCCAAGCGCGACATCCGCCTCATCCCCGATCCCGAGGCCGGCGTGCCCAAGGAGATCCAGGACGAAATCCGCGCCGCCGTGGTGAAGCTCTTCGCCGATGGTACGCCGAAGCCTGTCATCGCCGACCCTGGCGACGAGCTCCTGCTGAAGATGATGCGCGCCTGTCTCGGCGAGAATGTCGCGCCGGAATATGCCCCTCTGATGCGCGAGGAAATGGGCTTCGTATCGCGCGAGGCACGTTGGACCAAACGTCCTGCCGACGACAAGCTTGCCGACCAGCACGTGCTGATCGTCGGCGCTGGCGTCTGCGCCATTGCGCTCGGCGTGGCGCTCGGCCATCTCGGCATTCCCTACACCATCGTCGAGAAGAACGCCGAGCTCGGCGGCACCTGGTGGATCAACCGCTATCCCGGCTGCGGCGTCGACACGCCGAACCACTCCTATTCTTATTCCTTCGGCTCGGGGAATGCTTGGACGCGCTATTTCTGCCGGCGCGAGGAGCTGCTCGGATATCTCCAGAAAGTCGCCGACGAATACGGCATCCGCGAGCATCTGCGCGTCAACACCGAGCTGACCTCGTCGCGCTGGGACGAGGGCAAGCTGCGCTGGATCTCGACGCTCAAGACCGAGACCGGCGAGGAGACCTTCGAATCCACCGCGCTGGTCTCCGCCATCGGCCAGCTCAACGATCCCTCCCGCGCCCGCTTCAAAGGCGAGGAGGACTTCAAGGGAACGATCCTGCATTCGGCGCTGTGGTCGAGCGATATCAATCTCGACGGCAAGCATGTCGCCGTGATCGGCACCGGCGCAACCTCGATGCAGCTGGTGCCGTCGATCGCCGGCCGCGTCGCCTCGGTCGCCGTCTATCAGCGCAGCGCGCAATGGGCGCGGCCGGTGAAGGGTTATGCCGATCCGATCAGCGAGGGCGCGCGCTGGCTGCTGGCGCATCTGCCGTTCTATGTGCAGTGGTACCGCTTCAACATGTTCTGGCGCTATGGCGACGGCCTCTTGCCGTTCCTGCGCAAGGACCCGGCCTGGCCGCATCCGGAGCGCGC includes:
- a CDS encoding ABC transporter substrate-binding protein is translated as MTRTRTPGISRRSTLALMGAGAMSVAAPWVARAQAKTIKIGMPTILSGRVAQLGTSSRNAVMLEVEKVNAAGGLAGRQIEMVIRDSKGQPQEAARVARELVNTDGCELLLDGEASSGSFAVHEVARDLGVLCVHTCSEASSLTADPKQHIPNAFRCVRQGIHDSIVGGSYAAAIAKAKGLKKWATCSPDYAYGRDTTGEFTLYLKRFAPDVEIISESWPKLFQPDYTEVVTKILQAKPQALYSCLWGGDLTSYIDQANIYAMFSQMEVFAVNMADYTALTVVKNLPKGIHSGNRYIKTFPTTPENAAWGDAYKAKYNEYPTNWSWQNATAVMFLAEAAKKANSADGKKIAEALKGLAIKCPFGADGTVTMRGDDHTLVGYAIGWGTTIPQEPYVPEVKAGDWKTIFELEAEWKKSKGYT
- a CDS encoding AMP-binding protein, whose amino-acid sequence is MINLSSFIAFHARRTPDRPALKYRGEEISYAALDARVRMVAGWLAAQGISAGDIVAVLMKNSAAFLELVFATSHLGAVFLPINFRLSREEVGYIAGNAGARLLIVDEELAANAAGTGIAVLDDAAQQSMTHLAGDVPPAPIHGRAPSDLMRLMYTSGTTDRPKGVMLSYDNFYWKSADQTIALGLSAETRLLVVGPLYHVGALDLPGLAVLWHGGFIRIERNFEPETTLAAIAEDKLNAAWFAPVMTSAMLTCPTRERYDVSSLQWAIGGGEKTPELRIRAFSQLFRNARYIDAYGLTETVGGDTFMEAGREIEKIGSTGRAIAHVEIEIRDEDGKVLPANVNGEICLRGPKITRGYWKDPEKTASAFFGDWFRSGDVGYLDEDGFLYLTDRKKDMIISGGENIASSEVERVIYEMPEVREVAVIGLRDGRWGERPVAIVVLTEGARLELPALAEHCRARLASFKVPKELIIRDSLPRNPSGKILKRVLRAELETVA
- a CDS encoding TetR/AcrR family transcriptional regulator, which codes for MTQGPATAKITKLNRVERNAWTKQKIFEAATKVVGKHGYAEASVARITEQAGVAQGTFYNHFENRQELLDQLLPKIGLDMVEFIRARTGTADAARQEIERFAAFFDFIREVPEFLRILNEAEFFAPIGYQKHLDNISVAYVRILRRARLAGGIEDFSDDEFEAIVHMLMGARGYLSRRYSYSAGGVTAVPEHVISAYRKLMTRGLFTASGDQDTP
- a CDS encoding flavin-containing monooxygenase produces the protein MNIESPHRPLDLASTIAEGDIRCLLMVLVHMTGDEKWLAAPYLPKRDIRLIPDPEAGVPKEIQDEIRAAVVKLFADGTPKPVIADPGDELLLKMMRACLGENVAPEYAPLMREEMGFVSREARWTKRPADDKLADQHVLIVGAGVCAIALGVALGHLGIPYTIVEKNAELGGTWWINRYPGCGVDTPNHSYSYSFGSGNAWTRYFCRREELLGYLQKVADEYGIREHLRVNTELTSSRWDEGKLRWISTLKTETGEETFESTALVSAIGQLNDPSRARFKGEEDFKGTILHSALWSSDINLDGKHVAVIGTGATSMQLVPSIAGRVASVAVYQRSAQWARPVKGYADPISEGARWLLAHLPFYVQWYRFNMFWRYGDGLLPFLRKDPAWPHPERAVNKGNDRHRQELTDFILSELQGRPDLIEKCVPTYPPYGKRILLDNNWFKTLTRPNVELVTDAIDHFDRGGIVTADGRHRPADVIVVATGFKVTEMAARLNISGRDGKNLRQAWANDNPTAFLGLTVPDFPNFFCMLGPNSGPAHGGSVIFQSECQSRYIAACLAEMIEHDVAAIDVRPDVLDDYVRKVDTEHETMIWTHPGMSTYYRNSSGRVFSAMPWRFVDYWRMTHDPDLGQYRLTKA